A region of Paenibacillus thiaminolyticus DNA encodes the following proteins:
- the guaA gene encoding glutamine-hydrolyzing GMP synthase → MTQPHEMIVVLDFGGQYNQLIARRIRDLGVYSELIPYNTPVEKIKELNPKGIVFSGGPASVYEENSPLVDEGVYELGVPILGICYGMQMMSHQLKGKVERAGKREYGKAEVVFQPGCGLVGNLDPNQTVWMSHTDLVVDLPEGFRIDAGTEHAPIAAMSHPEKRFYAVQFHPEVRHSVHGNEMIKNFLYEVCGCHGDWTMESFIEDKIREIREMVGDKKVLCALSGGVDSSVVAALIHRAIGDQLTCMFIDHGLLRKDEAEGVMETFVGKFDMHVVKIDARERFLGKLAGVSDPERKRKIIGNEFIYCFDEESAKLGEFDFLAQGTLYTDIVESGTATAQTIKSHHNVGGLPEDMKFKLIEPLNALFKDEVRKVGEELGLPRAIVWRQPFPGPGLAIRVLGEVTEDKLKIVRESDAILRDEIAKAGLDNEIWQYFTALPDMKSVGVMGDARTYSYTVGIRAVTSIDGMTADWARIPWDILEKISVRIVNEVDNVNRIVYDITSKPPATIEWE, encoded by the coding sequence ATGACACAGCCACATGAAATGATCGTCGTCCTTGATTTCGGAGGACAGTATAACCAGCTTATCGCGCGCCGTATTCGGGACTTGGGGGTATACAGCGAGCTCATTCCTTACAATACCCCCGTGGAGAAGATCAAGGAACTGAACCCGAAAGGGATCGTGTTCTCCGGCGGCCCGGCCAGCGTATATGAGGAGAACTCGCCGTTGGTCGATGAGGGCGTCTATGAATTGGGCGTTCCGATTCTGGGCATTTGCTACGGCATGCAGATGATGTCCCATCAATTGAAAGGCAAGGTCGAACGCGCAGGCAAGCGCGAATACGGGAAGGCCGAAGTCGTCTTCCAGCCGGGATGCGGTCTTGTCGGCAACCTGGATCCGAACCAGACGGTATGGATGAGCCATACGGATCTGGTCGTCGACCTGCCGGAAGGCTTCCGCATCGACGCCGGCACGGAGCATGCGCCGATTGCGGCCATGAGCCACCCGGAGAAGCGCTTCTATGCGGTCCAGTTCCATCCGGAAGTGCGCCATTCCGTACACGGCAACGAGATGATCAAAAACTTCCTGTATGAGGTGTGCGGCTGTCACGGCGACTGGACGATGGAATCGTTCATCGAGGATAAGATTCGCGAGATTCGCGAGATGGTCGGCGACAAGAAGGTGCTGTGCGCCTTGAGCGGCGGGGTCGATTCCTCTGTCGTCGCAGCACTGATTCACCGTGCCATCGGCGATCAACTGACGTGCATGTTCATCGATCACGGCCTGCTCCGCAAGGATGAAGCCGAAGGCGTCATGGAGACGTTCGTCGGCAAGTTCGACATGCATGTGGTCAAGATCGACGCGCGCGAGCGCTTCTTGGGCAAGCTGGCCGGCGTGTCCGATCCGGAACGGAAGCGGAAGATTATCGGCAATGAGTTCATCTATTGCTTCGATGAAGAGTCAGCGAAGCTGGGCGAGTTCGATTTCCTGGCGCAAGGCACACTGTACACCGATATCGTAGAGAGCGGAACCGCAACCGCGCAGACGATCAAGTCTCACCACAACGTGGGCGGCTTGCCGGAAGATATGAAGTTCAAGCTGATTGAGCCATTGAACGCGCTGTTCAAGGACGAAGTGCGCAAGGTCGGCGAAGAGCTGGGCCTGCCGCGCGCTATCGTATGGCGCCAGCCGTTCCCGGGACCAGGGCTCGCGATTCGCGTGCTTGGCGAAGTGACGGAGGATAAGCTGAAGATCGTTCGCGAATCGGATGCGATTCTGCGTGACGAGATTGCCAAGGCGGGACTTGATAACGAGATTTGGCAATATTTCACCGCGCTGCCGGACATGAAGAGCGTTGGCGTCATGGGTGATGCCCGCACATATTCGTACACGGTCGGCATTCGTGCAGTTACATCCATTGACGGGATGACTGCCGATTGGGCGCGTATTCCGTGGGATATTCTTGAGAAGATCTCGGTTCGGATCGTGAACGAGGTCGACAACGTCAACCGGATCGTCTACGACATTACGTCGAAGCCGCCGGCGACGATTGAATGGGAGTAA
- a CDS encoding LacI family DNA-binding transcriptional regulator: protein MVSIKDIAKKAGVSISTVSYALNGSSKVTDETSAKILAIARELNYVPNAAARTLKKRESKIVGVFLTDFKGDVYGELLDGMKEVCNAQGYDLIVCSGKQSHRMLPERMIDGAIILDQTFSSEELIQFADRNHRIVVLDRELEHPNINQVLLDNKAGATLATEYLVDRGHKKIYVVTGPEGSYDSNQRMKAVKLVANRSEDVEWIEIPGNFKKSGGERAADRIIQEYTEPAAVFCLNDDMAIGLCDRLADTEYRIGEHIHVIGFDNIEITRYMQPRLATIDYSKHKWGALASEQLIKIISGEKVEHERIYVTLVEGESVGRG from the coding sequence GTGGTTAGTATCAAGGATATCGCTAAAAAAGCCGGAGTTTCGATTTCGACGGTATCTTATGCTCTTAACGGCAGCAGCAAAGTGACGGACGAGACAAGCGCTAAAATTTTGGCGATTGCCAGGGAACTGAACTATGTGCCCAATGCTGCCGCAAGAACATTGAAGAAGAGGGAGTCCAAGATTGTAGGCGTGTTCCTGACGGATTTCAAAGGGGATGTATACGGAGAGCTTCTCGACGGAATGAAGGAAGTCTGCAACGCGCAAGGCTATGATCTGATTGTGTGCAGCGGCAAGCAGTCCCATCGCATGCTCCCCGAGCGGATGATTGATGGCGCCATTATTTTGGACCAGACATTTTCAAGCGAAGAACTGATTCAATTCGCGGACCGCAATCATCGCATCGTCGTGCTGGACCGGGAGCTGGAACATCCGAATATTAATCAGGTGCTGCTGGACAACAAGGCGGGAGCGACGCTGGCGACGGAATATTTGGTCGACCGGGGCCATAAGAAGATTTATGTCGTAACGGGTCCCGAAGGATCGTACGATTCCAATCAGCGGATGAAGGCCGTGAAGCTGGTCGCGAACCGGTCCGAGGATGTGGAATGGATCGAGATTCCGGGCAATTTCAAAAAGAGCGGCGGAGAGCGTGCCGCAGACCGGATTATACAGGAGTATACAGAGCCTGCGGCCGTCTTCTGCCTCAATGACGACATGGCGATCGGACTGTGCGACCGTCTGGCCGACACCGAGTACCGGATCGGCGAGCATATCCATGTGATCGGCTTCGACAACATCGAGATTACCCGTTACATGCAGCCTCGTCTCGCCACGATCGATTATTCCAAGCATAAATGGGGCGCCCTGGCCTCGGAGCAGCTCATCAAAATTATTTCCGGGGAAAAGGTGGAGCATGAACGGATTTACGTGACACTCGTGGAAGGGGAGTCCGTCGGCAGGGGATGA
- a CDS encoding stalk domain-containing protein, with the protein MKKKAVVTITAAAMAFGIVAGASAAPVLEKISAQLNWSIKFQVNGKEWKAQDSAGNKLAPIIYGGTTYLPVRAVADALGTAVEYDSKNDTIYLGEKSSTTPITSEKIKLSYSSMSTKDKQYTVQGGVDYGSGIVFDELNSAAKSFELQPENKYQKLDLKVFVLDIEGEIEVKVYDDSDTVLKHVTLSSQDKIQDISVDIGGSKSIRIEGKTPVFDKGKIFVTGNYR; encoded by the coding sequence ATGAAGAAGAAGGCAGTAGTTACGATTACAGCAGCTGCAATGGCATTCGGCATTGTCGCCGGCGCCAGTGCGGCACCGGTATTGGAGAAGATCAGCGCGCAGCTGAACTGGTCCATCAAGTTCCAGGTGAACGGGAAGGAATGGAAGGCGCAGGACAGCGCCGGCAACAAGTTGGCGCCGATTATCTATGGCGGAACGACGTATTTGCCGGTGCGGGCGGTAGCCGATGCGCTTGGCACGGCCGTAGAGTATGATTCCAAGAACGATACGATTTATTTGGGAGAAAAATCAAGCACGACACCGATTACTTCCGAAAAAATCAAGCTTAGCTACTCCTCAATGTCGACGAAAGACAAGCAATATACGGTGCAGGGCGGAGTCGATTATGGCTCTGGCATCGTGTTCGATGAACTGAACTCGGCGGCGAAGTCGTTCGAACTTCAGCCGGAAAACAAATATCAGAAGCTGGACTTGAAAGTATTCGTGCTTGATATCGAAGGCGAGATCGAGGTCAAAGTATATGATGACAGCGATACGGTGCTCAAGCATGTCACGTTGTCGAGCCAGGACAAAATCCAGGATATTTCCGTGGACATTGGCGGAAGCAAGAGCATCCGGATCGAAGGCAAGACCCCTGTATTCGACAAAGGCAAAATTTTTGTAACCGGAAATTATCGGTAA
- a CDS encoding GH36-type glycosyl hydrolase domain-containing protein — protein sequence MTIIETSKTSKLGVLAGDLRFTFWESGDLYQAVSGRTMINQLMTSPLDGSLNNLYLRIHGESGIRFYPLLGVHSGSTVRAGEGRLVWEGAAEGVAYRVTFAPMKQGVWFWDVEARGDGVKIDVVYGQDIGVADPGAVRSNEAYLSQYIDHAVFEDETKGYVVCSRQNQPQGGAFPYVQQGALTGAAGFSTDGFQFFGRSYKETNVPAALSEARLANEIYQYEFAYTALQSQPVALSGEARFVFYGLFKPDHAAAVTELEYADEVQAAWEAYLSSDGAEPLRELPPVRLKPAIGEPLRTLSMKEEEVKARFSRIHQEERDGQGRLLAFFTDTYEHVVLKEKELLVERPHGHILMSGRSVKLGADVLTTTSYMYGLFNSHVVAGNTNFNKMMSNARNPLNVPKTAGQRIYVEREGKYRLLAMPSLFEIGFNYVRWYYKTEDDMLIITNFTAADAPEVRLHVRTESGKSYRYLVTNQVTMHVNEYELPVQMSNDQGALIFSADPVSLSAGVYPKLQYRMRVEGADAAVGDETALADGIRSGDASLVTLQLEASPEWTLTMQGRLDGEESARPSRSMEEEIADYREFFRETMNGFRLSSGGESAEELFKVNAIAWWYTHNMLVHYSVPHGLEQYGGAAWGTRDVCQGPVEYFMATQKYEQVRDILKMVYSHQYEDDGNWPQWFMFDKYYAIQQEESHGDIIVWPLKVLGDYLTATRDYSILEEKVPYTIKHRYDFTKRTATIREHAAKEIDYIRTHFLHDTHLSSYGDGDWDDTLQPANAQLKKYMVSSWTVALTYQALNQLSRALLPADQALAAELLEMASGIARDYKRYMLDTKIIPGFLYMEEPEHVKRMLHPTDTDTGIQFRLLPMTRSIIAELVDPEQAEANYRLIKDKLFFPDGVRLMDRPAQYAGGVSTHFKRAEQAANFGREVGLQYVHAHIRYVEAMAKLGHADDVWNGLEVINPVGIYEVVPNAELRQSNAYFSSSDGTFNTRYEAQTHIDALRGGQVPVKGGWRIYSSGPGIYMNQLISNALGIRQDGGDLVIDPVLPARLDGMQFDFRFAGAKVTFIYRITDGAVSRIVMNGKPLNTELVSNPYRHGGLRVSKNILEREMKPEDRNIVEIFM from the coding sequence ATGACAATCATAGAGACATCCAAGACGTCCAAGCTTGGCGTTCTAGCCGGCGATCTGCGCTTTACCTTTTGGGAGAGCGGGGATTTGTATCAGGCCGTAAGCGGCCGGACGATGATCAATCAACTGATGACCAGCCCGCTTGACGGGTCCTTGAATAATCTGTATCTCCGGATTCATGGAGAATCCGGCATCCGGTTCTATCCGCTGCTCGGCGTTCACTCCGGCAGCACGGTTCGCGCCGGCGAAGGCCGTCTCGTCTGGGAGGGCGCGGCCGAAGGCGTCGCATATCGGGTGACGTTCGCGCCGATGAAGCAGGGCGTCTGGTTCTGGGACGTCGAGGCGCGCGGTGACGGCGTGAAGATCGACGTCGTCTACGGCCAGGATATCGGCGTCGCCGATCCCGGTGCCGTGCGCAGCAATGAAGCGTATCTGTCGCAGTATATCGACCACGCCGTATTCGAGGACGAGACGAAGGGCTATGTCGTCTGCTCGCGCCAGAACCAGCCGCAGGGCGGAGCGTTCCCGTACGTTCAGCAGGGCGCGCTGACTGGCGCGGCCGGTTTTTCGACCGACGGATTCCAATTTTTCGGCCGCTCCTACAAGGAGACGAATGTTCCGGCGGCCTTAAGCGAAGCCAGGCTGGCCAATGAAATCTATCAGTACGAATTCGCTTATACGGCGCTTCAATCACAGCCGGTAGCGCTTAGTGGTGAAGCCCGCTTCGTCTTCTACGGCCTCTTCAAGCCGGATCATGCAGCCGCCGTGACGGAGCTGGAATACGCGGATGAGGTGCAAGCGGCCTGGGAGGCGTATCTGTCCTCAGACGGGGCTGAGCCGCTGCGCGAGCTGCCTCCGGTTCGCCTGAAGCCGGCGATTGGCGAGCCGCTTCGCACCCTTTCCATGAAGGAGGAGGAAGTGAAGGCGCGGTTCTCTCGCATTCATCAGGAGGAGCGCGACGGGCAAGGGCGGCTGCTGGCCTTCTTCACGGATACGTATGAGCATGTCGTACTGAAGGAGAAGGAACTGCTGGTCGAACGCCCGCACGGGCATATTCTGATGAGCGGCCGCAGCGTGAAGCTGGGCGCCGACGTCCTGACGACCACTTCCTATATGTACGGTCTGTTCAATTCTCATGTGGTGGCCGGGAACACGAATTTCAACAAAATGATGAGCAATGCCCGCAACCCGCTCAACGTGCCGAAAACGGCCGGGCAGCGCATTTACGTGGAACGGGAAGGCAAGTACCGCCTGCTCGCGATGCCTTCGCTGTTCGAGATCGGATTTAACTATGTACGGTGGTATTACAAAACGGAAGACGACATGCTGATCATTACGAACTTCACGGCGGCGGATGCGCCGGAGGTACGCTTGCATGTGCGTACGGAGAGCGGCAAGTCTTATCGCTATCTGGTCACGAATCAGGTCACGATGCATGTCAATGAGTATGAACTGCCGGTACAGATGAGCAATGACCAGGGCGCGCTAATCTTCTCCGCGGATCCCGTATCGCTTAGCGCGGGCGTCTACCCGAAGCTGCAGTACCGCATGCGGGTGGAAGGCGCAGACGCCGCTGTTGGCGACGAGACGGCGCTGGCCGACGGCATCCGTTCTGGCGACGCTTCCCTCGTGACGCTGCAGCTGGAAGCGAGCCCGGAGTGGACGCTGACGATGCAAGGGCGGCTTGACGGAGAGGAGTCTGCCCGGCCCTCGCGCAGCATGGAGGAAGAGATTGCGGACTATCGCGAATTTTTCAGAGAGACGATGAACGGATTCCGGCTGTCGAGCGGCGGAGAGAGCGCGGAAGAGCTTTTCAAGGTGAACGCCATCGCTTGGTGGTACACGCATAACATGCTTGTCCACTATTCGGTTCCGCATGGGCTGGAGCAGTATGGCGGCGCAGCGTGGGGAACCCGGGACGTCTGCCAGGGGCCGGTCGAATATTTCATGGCGACGCAGAAATACGAGCAGGTGCGGGATATTTTGAAGATGGTCTATTCCCACCAATATGAAGACGATGGCAACTGGCCGCAATGGTTCATGTTCGACAAGTATTACGCCATCCAGCAGGAGGAGAGCCACGGCGACATTATTGTGTGGCCGCTGAAAGTTTTGGGGGATTATTTGACGGCTACCCGAGATTACAGTATTTTGGAGGAAAAGGTTCCTTATACCATCAAGCACCGGTATGATTTCACGAAGCGCACGGCGACGATACGGGAGCATGCGGCCAAGGAAATCGATTATATCCGCACTCATTTCTTGCATGATACGCACCTGTCCTCGTACGGAGACGGAGACTGGGACGACACGCTCCAGCCGGCGAATGCACAGCTGAAGAAGTATATGGTCAGCAGTTGGACCGTCGCGCTGACGTATCAGGCGTTGAACCAGCTCTCCCGCGCGCTGCTTCCGGCGGATCAAGCGCTTGCGGCCGAGCTGCTGGAGATGGCGTCCGGCATCGCGCGGGACTACAAGCGCTACATGCTGGACACGAAGATCATTCCGGGCTTCCTCTATATGGAGGAGCCGGAGCATGTGAAGCGGATGCTGCATCCGACGGATACGGATACCGGCATCCAATTCCGGCTGCTGCCGATGACGCGGAGCATTATCGCGGAACTGGTCGATCCAGAGCAGGCCGAGGCCAATTACCGCCTCATTAAGGATAAGCTGTTCTTCCCGGACGGCGTCCGGCTGATGGACCGTCCGGCCCAGTACGCCGGCGGCGTCAGCACGCATTTCAAGCGGGCGGAACAGGCGGCTAACTTCGGCCGCGAGGTCGGGCTTCAATATGTGCATGCGCATATCCGCTATGTGGAAGCGATGGCGAAGCTGGGACATGCGGATGACGTATGGAACGGCTTGGAGGTTATTAATCCGGTCGGCATTTACGAGGTTGTGCCGAACGCGGAGCTACGTCAGAGCAATGCCTACTTCAGCAGCTCCGACGGCACATTCAATACCAGATACGAGGCTCAGACTCATATCGACGCGCTGCGCGGCGGGCAGGTCCCGGTGAAGGGAGGCTGGAGAATCTACTCCAGCGGACCGGGGATCTACATGAATCAGCTTATCTCCAACGCGCTTGGCATCCGGCAAGACGGCGGCGATCTCGTGATCGATCCGGTCCTTCCGGCCCGGTTGGACGGGATGCAGTTCGACTTCCGGTTCGCCGGGGCAAAGGTGACCTTCATCTATCGCATTACGGATGGAGCGGTCAGCCGCATCGTGATGAACGGGAAGCCGCTGAATACTGAACTTGTATCCAATCCGTATCGCCATGGCGGCCTGCGCGTGTCGAAGAATATCTTGGAACGCGAGATGAAGCCGGAGGATCGGAACATAGTCGAGATTTTTATGTAG
- a CDS encoding NCS2 family permease: MDRFFKIKEQGSTVRTEIMAGITTFMTMAYILAVNPNILTAFGKTGMEWYPVFLATAIAAGIFTIAMGIFVNFPVALAPGMGLNAYFATVIVSTAGSDHPITWQMALTAVFISGIVFFLLTITHIRQKLLEAVPDALKHAITVGIGLFITIVGLKNSGLLSVSVEAVNDVPSGVFTPLQGFETVFGLGSFTDPNVLLTIIGLALISVLMILNVPGAILFGIIGTALIAIPMGLIDFSSLQGAQWVPDLTQMTVFEFDFAGIMGVGIVSIILTFTFVELFDTFGTLVGTANRAGFMKNREEGNKRVGKAMFVDSIAVGGGAVLGTSTVTAFVESSAGVAAGGRTGLTSVTTGICFLLALFLAPAIALIPGPATAAALIVVGVLMMQAVREINFNDLVIGIPAFMTITFMPFTYSIANGISFGILGYVLLAFVANVFGKGEQKYKIHWLMWILFVLVILRYVFMGGH, from the coding sequence ATGGATCGCTTCTTCAAAATTAAGGAGCAAGGGTCGACTGTAAGAACGGAAATAATGGCAGGGATTACGACCTTCATGACGATGGCATATATTTTGGCCGTCAATCCGAACATTTTGACCGCTTTCGGCAAGACGGGCATGGAATGGTATCCAGTCTTTCTCGCGACTGCGATTGCCGCTGGGATTTTCACGATTGCGATGGGGATTTTCGTCAACTTCCCGGTCGCGCTGGCGCCGGGGATGGGACTTAACGCATATTTCGCTACGGTCATCGTATCGACAGCCGGCTCGGATCACCCGATTACATGGCAGATGGCATTGACCGCCGTCTTCATTTCCGGGATTGTGTTCTTCCTGCTGACCATCACGCATATTCGGCAGAAGCTGCTGGAAGCTGTGCCTGACGCGTTGAAGCATGCGATTACCGTCGGTATCGGATTGTTCATTACGATTGTCGGCTTGAAGAACAGCGGCCTGCTGTCGGTATCCGTCGAAGCGGTGAACGACGTGCCGAGTGGCGTATTTACGCCGCTGCAAGGCTTCGAGACCGTATTCGGACTCGGAAGCTTCACCGACCCGAATGTGCTGCTTACCATTATCGGATTGGCGCTCATATCGGTACTGATGATTTTGAACGTGCCGGGTGCGATTTTGTTCGGCATCATCGGAACGGCTCTGATTGCCATTCCGATGGGATTGATTGATTTCAGCTCGCTGCAGGGCGCTCAATGGGTGCCTGACTTGACGCAAATGACGGTGTTCGAATTCGACTTCGCCGGCATTATGGGCGTCGGCATTGTATCGATTATTTTGACCTTCACCTTCGTTGAATTGTTCGATACCTTCGGAACGCTGGTCGGCACGGCGAACCGCGCCGGCTTCATGAAGAACCGCGAAGAAGGCAACAAGCGCGTCGGCAAAGCCATGTTCGTCGATTCTATCGCGGTCGGCGGCGGCGCCGTGCTCGGTACAAGCACCGTGACGGCCTTCGTCGAGAGCTCGGCCGGGGTAGCGGCCGGCGGACGCACCGGCTTGACCTCGGTCACGACGGGCATCTGCTTCCTGCTCGCCTTGTTCCTGGCGCCGGCCATTGCCCTTATTCCGGGACCGGCTACGGCGGCGGCGCTGATTGTCGTCGGGGTCCTGATGATGCAAGCCGTGCGCGAGATCAACTTCAATGACCTGGTCATTGGCATTCCGGCGTTCATGACGATTACGTTCATGCCGTTCACGTACAGCATCGCGAACGGAATTTCCTTCGGTATTCTCGGCTACGTGCTGCTGGCCTTCGTCGCGAACGTATTCGGCAAGGGAGAGCAGAAATATAAAATTCATTGGCTGATGTGGATTTTGTTCGTCCTCGTCATTCTCCGCTACGTGTTTATGGGCGGCCATTAA
- a CDS encoding glycoside hydrolase family 3 N-terminal domain-containing protein, with the protein MDNPQLTALLQQMTLEEKVAQLLQLTAYFHEGAESEGQVTGPMEEMGITELMVTASGSVLGLSGAQAVIDVQRSYVSKSRLGIPLLFMADVVHGFKTIFPIPLAIGCSWDVDLAEKSAAVAAKESAVSGIHVTFAPMVDLARDPRWGRVMETTGEDPYLNSLFARAFVRGYQGGNLKEDSERLAACVKHFAAYGAPEGGRDYNTVDMSERQLREYYLPAYQAALDEGCAMVMTSFNTVDGIPATGNEKLTRGILREEWGFDGVVISDWASIREMIAHGAAEDDREAAYRAIRAGVDIEMMTPCYVGHLPELVQSGLVDEAFIDEAVLRILRLKEKLGLFDNPLRGADPEREREVLFCEEHRQVSYELAAKSCVLLKNDGVLPLQPGAKVALIGPFADSEDILGWWSCAGVKEDAVKLGAALAERMQDGLLEIVPGCSIDRIAPEDCEAALAAAQGADIVVLALGEEAAMSGEGGSRTDIRLPEAQLELVKRVKSLGKPMAAVLFNGRPLDLHGIYEEADAVLEAWFPGSEGGAAIADILLGRVNPSGRLTMSFPQSAGQVPVYYNHFNTGRPLDPAKTEERYVSKYIDSPNEPLLPFGFGLSYTTFEYGEVTLSSSVMTPEQPLRVSVRVTNTGTRSGVETVQLYIRDVAGDVVRPVRELKGYAQVELAPGESESVTFTVTEEQLRYHHADLRCASDPGTFRVYVGPNSRDTAEHSFKLIRSK; encoded by the coding sequence ATGGACAATCCGCAATTAACCGCCCTGTTGCAGCAAATGACGTTGGAAGAGAAAGTCGCGCAATTGCTGCAGCTTACGGCCTATTTTCATGAAGGCGCAGAGAGCGAAGGACAAGTAACCGGTCCAATGGAAGAAATGGGGATCACCGAATTGATGGTGACCGCCAGCGGATCCGTGCTCGGACTGTCGGGCGCGCAGGCTGTCATTGACGTCCAGAGATCCTATGTAAGCAAAAGCCGGCTCGGCATTCCGCTGCTGTTCATGGCGGATGTCGTGCACGGGTTTAAGACAATATTTCCGATTCCGCTCGCAATCGGCTGCTCCTGGGATGTGGATCTTGCCGAGAAAAGCGCCGCCGTGGCCGCCAAGGAATCTGCGGTGTCAGGCATCCATGTTACCTTCGCGCCGATGGTGGATCTGGCTCGCGACCCGCGCTGGGGACGAGTAATGGAGACGACCGGGGAAGATCCGTATCTGAATAGCCTCTTCGCGCGCGCGTTCGTCCGCGGTTATCAGGGCGGCAATCTGAAGGAGGATTCCGAGCGCCTCGCGGCCTGTGTCAAGCATTTCGCCGCCTATGGCGCGCCGGAGGGCGGACGCGACTACAACACGGTCGACATGTCGGAGCGCCAGCTGCGCGAATATTATTTGCCGGCCTACCAAGCGGCGCTGGACGAGGGCTGCGCCATGGTGATGACCTCCTTCAATACCGTTGACGGTATTCCGGCCACCGGCAATGAGAAGCTGACGCGCGGCATCCTGCGCGAGGAATGGGGCTTCGACGGCGTCGTCATCTCGGACTGGGCGTCGATTCGGGAAATGATCGCCCACGGCGCGGCCGAGGATGATCGCGAAGCGGCATACCGGGCGATTCGCGCGGGCGTCGATATCGAGATGATGACCCCGTGCTATGTCGGGCATCTGCCGGAGCTCGTTCAGAGCGGTCTGGTCGACGAAGCGTTCATTGATGAAGCTGTGCTGCGCATTTTGCGGTTGAAGGAGAAGCTGGGTCTGTTCGACAATCCGCTGCGCGGGGCGGATCCGGAGCGTGAACGCGAGGTGCTCTTCTGCGAGGAGCATCGCCAAGTCTCCTATGAGTTGGCAGCCAAATCATGCGTCCTGCTCAAGAACGACGGCGTGCTTCCGCTCCAGCCGGGAGCCAAGGTGGCGCTCATCGGGCCGTTCGCGGACAGCGAAGACATCCTCGGCTGGTGGTCCTGCGCCGGCGTGAAGGAAGACGCCGTCAAGCTGGGGGCCGCGCTGGCCGAGCGAATGCAGGACGGGCTGCTGGAGATCGTTCCCGGCTGTAGCATCGACAGGATTGCGCCGGAGGACTGCGAAGCGGCGCTGGCCGCGGCCCAGGGCGCCGATATCGTCGTGCTCGCTCTCGGCGAGGAAGCGGCGATGAGCGGAGAAGGCGGCTCCCGGACGGACATCCGCCTGCCGGAGGCGCAGCTTGAGCTGGTGAAGCGGGTGAAATCATTGGGCAAGCCGATGGCTGCGGTGCTGTTCAATGGCCGTCCGCTCGATCTGCATGGCATATACGAGGAAGCCGATGCGGTGCTGGAGGCCTGGTTCCCGGGCAGCGAGGGCGGCGCGGCGATTGCCGATATTTTGCTTGGCCGCGTCAATCCGTCCGGCAGGCTGACGATGTCGTTCCCGCAATCGGCAGGGCAGGTGCCTGTCTACTACAACCATTTCAATACCGGCCGGCCTCTCGACCCGGCCAAGACGGAAGAACGCTACGTATCGAAATATATCGACAGCCCGAACGAGCCGCTGCTTCCGTTCGGCTTCGGCTTGTCCTATACGACGTTCGAATACGGCGAGGTAACGCTCTCCAGCAGCGTGATGACGCCGGAGCAGCCGCTCCGTGTCAGCGTCCGGGTGACGAACACGGGCACAAGATCCGGGGTGGAGACGGTGCAGCTCTATATCCGCGATGTCGCCGGCGATGTCGTTCGTCCGGTTCGCGAGCTGAAGGGCTATGCTCAGGTGGAGCTGGCGCCGGGAGAGAGCGAGAGCGTGACGTTTACCGTGACCGAGGAGCAACTGCGGTACCATCATGCCGATCTCCGCTGCGCAAGCGACCCGGGAACGTTCCGCGTCTATGTCGGGCCGAACAGCCGGGATACGGCGGAGCATTCGTTCAAGCTGATCCGGTCCAAGTAA